In Paenibacillus sp. FSL M7-0420, a single genomic region encodes these proteins:
- a CDS encoding YncE family protein, with the protein MAIISTGPIENNAVNGVRPTVQVTVKIDNRDAVNPSAILIQGYNLTLTRTLYVSELITVSPDEVITRNYFANLDAYEFVFTTEGPAELQTEVSVWGKDSAGQLVTAHRLVSAELLGAEEGGVTGSVNRIYVANFNSNDVSVINGATGAVIAVIPVGVNPAGIAVNPLTNRIYVANLNSDNVSVIDGLTNTVLATIPAGDGSGAVAVNTATNAIYVANFNDNTVTVIDGLTNTVVTTIIPAGGSPFPTGIGVNSLTNTIYVSEFNSDIVTVIDGATNTVITQIPVQVNPFRLAVDPLTNRIYVANFTSNTVSVLDGATNTVITNVPVGTTPAEPGVNISTNAIYVTNRDDDNVSVIGGLTNTVITTIPVGNNPNGAGANPLTNRIYITNQDDNTVSVIDGVTQAVISVILVGARPFSVGVNP; encoded by the coding sequence ATGGCTATTATATCAACAGGGCCTATTGAGAATAATGCAGTGAACGGTGTAAGGCCTACGGTACAGGTGACGGTCAAGATTGATAACCGGGATGCGGTGAATCCGTCTGCGATTCTGATCCAAGGGTACAACTTGACCCTCACCAGAACGTTGTATGTAAGCGAGCTTATTACGGTTTCCCCGGACGAGGTGATCACAAGGAATTACTTTGCCAATCTGGATGCCTATGAGTTTGTCTTTACAACGGAGGGTCCTGCTGAATTGCAGACCGAAGTCTCCGTGTGGGGCAAGGATTCTGCCGGACAGCTGGTTACCGCCCACCGTCTGGTCTCAGCCGAGCTGCTGGGTGCTGAAGAGGGGGGAGTCACAGGCTCCGTCAACCGTATCTATGTTGCCAATTTCAACAGCAATGATGTTTCTGTGATCAACGGTGCTACAGGTGCAGTAATCGCAGTCATCCCTGTAGGAGTGAATCCTGCTGGAATAGCTGTGAACCCGTTAACCAACCGCATTTATGTCGCTAACTTGAACAGTGACAACGTATCCGTTATCGACGGGTTAACCAATACGGTGCTGGCTACCATTCCTGCCGGGGATGGTTCGGGCGCAGTTGCGGTGAATACCGCTACCAATGCCATCTATGTGGCTAATTTCAATGATAATACGGTCACTGTCATTGACGGATTAACCAACACTGTGGTGACTACCATTATTCCCGCCGGCGGTTCTCCTTTTCCAACGGGGATCGGTGTGAATTCCTTAACCAATACTATTTATGTATCTGAATTCAACTCGGATATCGTTACCGTCATTGATGGGGCTACGAATACGGTTATTACCCAGATTCCCGTGCAGGTGAACCCGTTCCGTTTGGCTGTTGATCCCTTGACGAACCGGATTTATGTCGCGAACTTCACCAGCAACACCGTATCCGTTCTTGATGGTGCGACCAATACGGTGATCACCAACGTGCCTGTCGGCACGACTCCGGCTGAGCCGGGAGTGAACATCTCTACCAATGCCATCTATGTAACAAACCGGGATGACGACAATGTATCGGTGATTGGCGGGTTAACGAATACGGTGATTACTACCATTCCAGTCGGAAATAATCCTAACGGCGCGGGCGCTAATCCATTGACGAACCGCATCTATATTACCAATCAGGATGATAATACGGTATCGGTCATTGATGGTGTCACTCAGGCTGTGATTAGTGTCATACTGGTTGGCGCGCGTCCGTTCTCCGTGGGCGTCAATCCGTAG
- a CDS encoding TetR/AcrR family transcriptional regulator: protein MAGILPPNPNDPRVIRTRQLILDAFVRQLNIMDFNSITVGDITKAATINRTTFYAHFQDKYALFEAFLLDAFTNMVLHKVDAKGPLTEKTLQELIVALCNYHETSHRCFKRYDSVALLLEENIKLHLEKLILQLISGSAAATDSKPLATAATLLSWSLYGVTYRWNLEGRSESSSELAERVMPLITGGFPMSPQ, encoded by the coding sequence ATGGCTGGCATACTTCCCCCCAATCCGAACGACCCGCGGGTGATTCGGACCCGTCAATTAATTCTGGATGCCTTCGTCCGGCAATTGAATATCATGGACTTCAACTCGATAACCGTCGGCGACATTACCAAAGCAGCTACGATTAACAGGACCACCTTTTATGCCCATTTCCAGGATAAATATGCGCTGTTCGAAGCCTTTTTGTTAGATGCCTTTACGAATATGGTCCTCCATAAAGTCGATGCCAAAGGACCGTTGACCGAGAAGACGCTTCAAGAGCTGATAGTAGCATTATGTAATTATCATGAAACCAGTCACCGCTGTTTCAAAAGATATGATTCTGTAGCTCTCTTGCTGGAGGAGAATATTAAGCTGCATCTCGAGAAACTTATCCTGCAGCTGATCTCCGGATCAGCTGCGGCTACAGATTCGAAGCCGCTTGCAACTGCCGCCACGCTGCTAAGCTGGTCCTTATATGGCGTAACCTACCGCTGGAATCTGGAGGGAAGATCAGAGTCTTCCTCCGAACTGGCGGAGCGGGTCATGCCGCTGATCACGGGCGGATTTCCCATGAGCCCCCAATGA
- a CDS encoding nucleotidyltransferase family protein: MIALILAAGYATRLYPLTLDTPKPLLPVQGSRTILDLLAARLEVLEEISEILIVTNDRFFHAFEQWQQQYKGMKPVRVLNDGTSSPEGRLGAIGDIQFVLEREQPQEDLLVLAGDNVLGFGLEGYLDYFHKVGTDCILVRRVNDPAELHSIGVAELDAQNRVLSLEEKPQAPRSNIGVFALYIYKRSTLPLFSRYLAEGGNPDAPTYFPEWLHSRQEMRAYYTEGTIEDVGTPEAYAQMRARLEEQAE, from the coding sequence ATGATTGCATTAATCTTGGCTGCGGGGTATGCGACCCGCCTGTATCCATTAACGCTAGACACGCCCAAGCCGCTGCTCCCGGTTCAAGGAAGCCGGACGATTCTGGACCTGCTGGCCGCCCGTCTGGAGGTGCTGGAGGAGATCTCGGAGATTCTCATTGTGACGAATGACCGCTTTTTCCATGCTTTTGAACAGTGGCAGCAGCAGTATAAGGGCATGAAGCCGGTTCGCGTTCTGAACGATGGCACTTCTTCTCCTGAGGGGCGGCTAGGCGCGATTGGCGATATCCAGTTTGTGCTGGAGCGGGAGCAGCCGCAGGAGGATCTGTTGGTTCTGGCAGGCGATAATGTGCTGGGATTCGGCCTTGAGGGGTACTTGGACTATTTTCATAAGGTGGGTACCGACTGTATTCTTGTCCGTAGGGTGAATGATCCGGCAGAGCTGCACAGTATCGGCGTGGCGGAGCTGGATGCGCAGAATCGGGTCTTGTCCCTGGAGGAAAAGCCGCAGGCGCCCCGCTCGAACATTGGCGTATTCGCGCTGTATATCTACAAACGGTCTACGCTGCCGCTGTTCTCCCGTTATCTGGCGGAAGGGGGCAACCCGGATGCGCCGACTTATTTTCCCGAATGGCTGCATTCCCGCCAGGAGATGCGGGCCTACTATACGGAGGGCACGATAGAGGATGTCGGCACCCCGGAAGCCTATGCGCAGATGCGGGCGAGGCTGGAGGAACAGGCAGAGTGA
- a CDS encoding sensor histidine kinase — MFNKLRTRFLIVNLVTISIIMLVAFAAIYIFTYRNVQGDIDMALHRIADMQQRGPGDGQGPRGPGGGGGASPMDKGPIDPYQPERSVSFTVQTDASGAMTRKESKFTMDDELYTAALKEAQGIGKDTGRFTLDGSRWIFMAKPVSSGQQYVFMDITAQQQILTNLIYTFAAVGLLTLVILYFTSRYFAGRSIAPVREAFDKQKQFIADASHELKTPLTIINTNADVLLANSEDTIRNQAKWLQYIKSETERMTRLTNDLLYLTEMDDSRTGKLHSRFNMSEAVENIILTMEAVIFEKNLSFDYDIQPGLTVLGNNEQIKQVVMILLDNAVKYTNPKGAVHISLYKQNSDVLLSVSNTGEGIAAEHLARIFDRFYRTDTSRARKQGGYGLGLAIARSIVDQHQGRIYVKSVVGASTTFYVQLPRMA; from the coding sequence ATGTTCAATAAACTCCGAACCCGGTTCCTGATTGTCAATCTGGTCACCATCTCCATCATCATGCTGGTGGCCTTCGCCGCCATCTACATCTTCACGTACCGCAATGTGCAGGGAGACATCGATATGGCGCTCCACCGGATTGCGGATATGCAGCAGCGGGGTCCGGGCGACGGGCAAGGTCCGCGCGGTCCGGGAGGCGGCGGGGGGGCCAGCCCCATGGATAAAGGGCCGATCGACCCTTACCAGCCGGAGCGTTCCGTCTCGTTCACGGTACAAACAGATGCCAGCGGCGCGATGACCCGCAAAGAATCGAAGTTCACGATGGACGATGAACTCTATACCGCCGCACTGAAGGAGGCTCAGGGTATCGGCAAGGATACCGGCCGGTTCACGCTGGACGGCAGCCGCTGGATCTTCATGGCCAAGCCTGTAAGCAGCGGACAACAGTATGTCTTCATGGACATCACCGCCCAGCAGCAGATCCTGACGAACCTGATCTATACCTTCGCGGCTGTCGGCCTGCTGACCCTGGTCATCCTCTACTTCACCAGCCGCTACTTTGCGGGGCGCTCGATTGCGCCGGTGCGGGAGGCTTTTGACAAGCAGAAGCAGTTCATTGCCGACGCCTCCCATGAGCTGAAGACGCCGCTGACGATTATTAACACCAACGCGGATGTGCTGCTGGCGAACAGTGAGGATACGATCCGCAATCAGGCAAAATGGCTGCAATATATCAAGTCCGAGACGGAACGCATGACCCGGCTGACTAACGATCTGCTGTACCTGACGGAGATGGATGACTCCCGGACCGGGAAGCTCCACAGCCGGTTCAATATGAGCGAGGCAGTTGAGAATATTATTCTGACCATGGAGGCGGTCATCTTCGAGAAGAATCTCTCCTTCGACTATGACATTCAGCCCGGGCTTACCGTGCTGGGCAACAACGAGCAGATCAAGCAGGTGGTCATGATTCTGCTCGATAACGCAGTGAAATATACGAATCCCAAGGGCGCTGTACACATCTCGCTCTATAAGCAGAACAGCGATGTCCTCCTCTCCGTCTCGAATACAGGGGAAGGCATAGCTGCGGAGCATCTGGCGCGGATTTTTGACCGCTTTTACCGTACGGATACCTCCAGAGCGCGCAAGCAGGGCGGCTACGGGCTGGGTCTGGCTATCGCTAGGTCCATTGTGGACCAGCATCAAGGAAGGATTTACGTAAAAAGTGTGGTTGGAGCGTCTACGACGTTCTATGTACAACTGCCCAGAATGGCGTAA
- a CDS encoding polysaccharide deacetylase family protein — translation MFKSKAIQWAAVGSLVVSLFMGSLALGGEKVFAADCSAGYVALTYDDGPNPSTTTNLLNALQQNGLRATFFNIGQNAQNNPSLVLAQKNAGMWIGNHSWSHPNLTQLGASQVTSQITQTQQTLQSITGTAPKLFRPPYGATNATLKSIEAQNGLTEVLWNVDSQDWNGAGTAQIVAAVGTMKNGDVILMHDQYQTTLQAVPQIAQNLKNRGLCSGMISPSTGRAVAPDGGNGPGPAVTKVEAESMTKAGQYAANISSPFSGVALYANNDSVKYTQNFTSGTHNFSLRGASNNANMARVDLKIGGVTKGTFYYGGSSPAVYTISNVSHGTGNQVIELVVTADDGTWDAYIDYLEIN, via the coding sequence ATGTTTAAAAGCAAAGCTATACAATGGGCAGCTGTCGGATCGCTTGTCGTGTCTTTATTTATGGGGTCGCTGGCGTTGGGCGGGGAGAAGGTGTTCGCCGCTGATTGCTCGGCCGGCTACGTGGCTCTAACGTATGATGATGGGCCTAATCCAAGCACCACGACGAATCTGCTGAATGCTCTGCAGCAGAATGGCCTGCGCGCCACGTTCTTCAATATCGGGCAGAATGCGCAGAACAATCCTTCGCTTGTACTGGCCCAGAAGAACGCAGGAATGTGGATCGGCAACCACTCCTGGTCGCATCCTAATCTGACACAGTTGGGCGCTTCCCAGGTCACGTCTCAGATTACGCAGACGCAGCAGACGCTGCAGTCTATTACCGGCACCGCTCCGAAGCTGTTCCGTCCGCCGTATGGGGCGACCAACGCGACTCTCAAGTCCATCGAGGCCCAGAACGGCCTTACCGAAGTGCTCTGGAACGTGGATTCCCAGGACTGGAACGGAGCGGGAACCGCCCAGATCGTGGCCGCTGTGGGCACGATGAAGAATGGGGATGTCATCTTGATGCATGACCAATACCAGACCACACTCCAGGCGGTACCGCAGATTGCACAGAATCTTAAGAATCGCGGCCTGTGTTCAGGCATGATCTCGCCAAGCACCGGGAGGGCGGTTGCGCCTGATGGCGGCAATGGTCCTGGTCCCGCTGTAACGAAGGTAGAGGCGGAGAGCATGACCAAGGCCGGTCAATATGCCGCGAATATTAGCTCCCCTTTCTCCGGAGTTGCCTTATACGCTAATAATGATTCTGTGAAGTACACCCAGAATTTCACCAGCGGCACCCATAATTTCTCCCTGCGCGGGGCCTCCAATAACGCCAATATGGCCAGGGTGGACCTCAAGATCGGCGGGGTGACGAAGGGGACCTTTTACTACGGGGGAAGCAGCCCTGCAGTCTATACGATCAGCAATGTCAGCCATGGAACCGGCAATCAGGTGATTGAGCTGGTGGTTACGGCCGATGACGGAACTTGGGATGCTTATATTGATTATTTGGAGATTAACTAA
- a CDS encoding response regulator transcription factor has protein sequence MRILIVEDEVHLAEALTQILKKHNYSVDAVHDGRAGLDYAQSGIYDLLLLDIMMPELDGISVLKELRRDGVSTPVIMLTAKGELTDMVTGLDYGADDYIAKPFASEELLARIRAALRRKGEVIPDDALKFGDLELNTANPKLTVKGKEMKLNLKETELLELLILRKQAVTSKEQIIEKLWGFDSDAEHNNVEVYISFLRKKLAFLNSEVRISTIRGVGYVLEGSA, from the coding sequence ATGAGAATATTAATTGTAGAAGACGAGGTCCATCTGGCGGAGGCCTTAACCCAAATCCTCAAAAAACACAATTATTCGGTAGATGCGGTGCATGACGGCAGAGCCGGTCTCGATTATGCGCAGAGCGGGATCTATGACCTGCTGCTGCTGGATATTATGATGCCGGAGCTGGATGGAATCAGCGTGCTGAAGGAGCTGCGCAGGGACGGAGTCTCCACACCGGTCATTATGCTTACCGCAAAAGGGGAGCTCACCGATATGGTGACCGGACTCGATTATGGAGCAGACGATTATATCGCCAAGCCGTTCGCTTCAGAGGAGCTGCTGGCCCGTATCCGGGCTGCGCTGCGGCGTAAGGGCGAGGTGATTCCTGACGATGCCCTGAAGTTCGGGGATCTGGAGCTGAATACGGCTAACCCGAAGCTGACGGTGAAGGGCAAGGAGATGAAGCTAAATCTCAAGGAGACGGAGCTGCTGGAGCTGCTGATCCTAAGGAAGCAGGCGGTCACCTCGAAGGAGCAGATCATTGAGAAGCTGTGGGGGTTCGATTCCGATGCGGAGCATAATAACGTGGAGGTCTATATTTCTTTTTTGCGTAAAAAGCTGGCCTTCCTGAACTCGGAGGTGCGCATCAGCACGATTAGGGGCGTAGGGTACGTGCTGGAGGGGAGTGCCTGA
- a CDS encoding DUF4956 domain-containing protein has translation MLDSIFAVAESTSELTFTNAALTIVIAIILGGLISFTYMKTSPAGYSQSFTLTMVLLPVIVAIIILLIGSNVARAFSLAGAFSIIRFRSAPGDPKDITFVLFTMASGLACGVGAFGYAVFFTLILCALMTVLNRTGFGLKKSMHKTLKVTIPENLGYEEAFAEVFNTFNVAYELKKIRTTELGSLYELVYAVTIDEQTSQKELLDAIRTRNGNLDLSLTMAPVMNEY, from the coding sequence ATGCTTGATTCGATTTTTGCCGTAGCGGAGTCTACTTCGGAACTAACGTTCACGAATGCTGCCTTAACCATCGTCATCGCCATTATACTCGGCGGGCTAATCAGCTTCACCTACATGAAGACGAGCCCCGCCGGATACTCGCAGAGCTTCACACTGACCATGGTTCTGCTGCCGGTGATTGTTGCTATCATTATTCTGCTCATTGGCAGCAATGTGGCCCGGGCCTTCAGCCTGGCGGGTGCCTTCTCGATCATCCGGTTCCGAAGCGCTCCCGGCGATCCGAAGGATATCACTTTTGTCCTGTTCACCATGGCCTCCGGGCTGGCCTGCGGGGTAGGGGCCTTCGGTTACGCGGTCTTCTTCACCCTTATCCTCTGCGCTCTGATGACCGTGCTTAACCGTACGGGCTTTGGACTTAAGAAGTCGATGCACAAGACACTGAAGGTAACGATCCCTGAGAATCTGGGCTATGAGGAGGCCTTCGCGGAGGTCTTCAATACCTTCAATGTCGCCTACGAGCTGAAGAAGATCAGAACCACGGAGCTGGGCAGCCTGTATGAGCTGGTCTACGCAGTAACGATTGATGAGCAGACGAGCCAGAAGGAGCTGCTGGACGCCATCCGCACACGTAACGGGAACCTGGATCTCTCACTAACCATGGCACCTGTCATGAATGAATACTAA
- a CDS encoding cellulase family glycosylhydrolase, protein MLLALTLLAGTSAIAEQPVKAEGAGKLFYHTSGSRIVDSQGNPAVFNGLNWFGFETPNYSPHGLWSRSMDDVLDQVRAEGYNLIRLPFSSQMFDPASQANSIDYAKNPDLAGLTPIEIMDTLIEKAGQRGIQIFLDRHRPDSGGQSTLWYTAAYPESRWISDWVMLAARYANNPTVIGADLHNEPHGTASWGTGDLSTDWRLAAQRAGNAILTVNPHWLIIVEGIEQNVQGNTSKYWWGGNLTGVRNYPVNLTVPNQVVYSPHDYGPGVAEQPWFSDPAFPANLPAIWDQTWGYISKENIAPLIMGEFGGRSVDTLSVEGKWQNKLVDYIGTNDLYWTYWTLNPNSGDTGGLLQDDWVTWNRPKQLMLNRIMKTVTFPPIEEPGGPGAGPVTATPLYRSDETGNNVGSIRASLQLKSTSTVPVPLSQFTIRYWFTQDGSTAHTMEIDYAVVGKNNIQTTIVPLAVPVPNADAYAEISFKDGAGSLAASGSTGEIQFRIHKDNYANYSQANDYSFRPLLTSYTANDRITVYHNGTLIYGVEP, encoded by the coding sequence ATGCTTTTGGCTTTAACACTGCTTGCAGGTACATCCGCTATTGCAGAACAGCCTGTGAAGGCTGAGGGGGCAGGGAAGCTTTTTTATCACACCTCGGGCAGCCGGATTGTAGACTCGCAGGGGAACCCGGCCGTGTTCAACGGACTGAACTGGTTTGGCTTCGAGACGCCGAACTATTCCCCGCACGGATTGTGGTCGCGTTCCATGGATGATGTGCTCGATCAGGTCCGCGCAGAAGGGTACAACTTGATTCGCCTGCCGTTCAGCAGTCAAATGTTCGATCCGGCTTCCCAGGCCAACAGCATTGATTATGCCAAAAACCCGGACCTGGCCGGTCTGACTCCCATCGAAATTATGGATACCTTAATTGAAAAAGCCGGCCAGCGCGGCATTCAAATCTTCCTGGACCGGCACCGTCCCGATTCCGGCGGGCAATCGACGCTCTGGTATACCGCCGCTTATCCTGAATCCCGCTGGATCAGTGACTGGGTGATGCTGGCTGCACGGTATGCGAATAATCCTACGGTAATCGGTGCGGATCTGCATAATGAGCCTCACGGCACGGCAAGCTGGGGGACCGGTGATCTCAGCACAGACTGGCGGCTCGCGGCCCAGCGGGCAGGGAATGCCATCCTTACGGTGAATCCGCACTGGCTGATCATCGTCGAAGGGATCGAGCAGAATGTGCAGGGTAACACCAGCAAGTACTGGTGGGGCGGCAATCTGACCGGGGTGCGGAATTATCCAGTAAATCTTACGGTACCGAATCAAGTAGTGTATTCTCCGCATGATTACGGTCCCGGGGTGGCGGAGCAGCCGTGGTTCAGCGATCCGGCTTTTCCGGCGAACCTGCCAGCGATATGGGATCAGACCTGGGGCTATATCAGCAAAGAGAACATTGCCCCTCTAATCATGGGTGAATTCGGAGGCCGCAGCGTGGACACCCTCTCGGTTGAAGGGAAATGGCAAAATAAACTAGTCGATTACATCGGCACGAATGATCTCTATTGGACCTACTGGACACTGAACCCCAACAGCGGGGATACCGGCGGTCTACTGCAGGATGACTGGGTAACCTGGAACCGGCCGAAGCAGCTCATGCTGAACCGGATCATGAAGACGGTCACCTTCCCTCCTATTGAGGAGCCCGGCGGCCCCGGGGCAGGACCTGTGACCGCCACTCCGCTCTACCGCAGTGATGAGACCGGCAACAACGTGGGCTCCATCCGGGCCAGTCTCCAGCTGAAGAGCACTTCCACCGTCCCCGTCCCGCTAAGCCAATTCACAATCCGTTACTGGTTCACCCAGGACGGCAGCACCGCCCATACCATGGAGATTGACTACGCCGTCGTCGGCAAAAACAATATCCAGACCACCATCGTCCCGCTCGCGGTCCCGGTCCCGAACGCGGATGCCTACGCTGAAATCTCCTTCAAGGACGGGGCGGGCAGTCTGGCGGCTTCCGGCTCGACCGGAGAGATCCAGTTCCGTATTCACAAGGATAACTATGCGAATTACAGCCAGGCCAACGATTACTCCTTCCGTCCGCTGCTGACCAGCTACACCGCCAATGACCGGATCACAGTCTACCATAACGGAACGCTCATCTACGGGGTAGAGCCGTAA
- a CDS encoding NADH:flavin oxidoreductase, giving the protein MAKQQEQIHSLETLFEPYTVQQLTIHNRIVMSPMARAFSPEGVPGEDMAAYYRRRAENGVGLIITVGMIDHPAASSDPGLANLFGEAALNGWREVVRAVHEAGGIIFPQLSHMGMIRPMGSQPYPDSPSIGPSGLDMQGNKISGPMTEEEIAGVIQAYADAAVNAQQAGFDGIELSGGHGLLIDQFFWERTNQRTDRYGGDFLKRTRFAAEVVQAVRAAVGPDYPISIRLSQWKMTDYTAKLVDTPEQLEQFLDVLVQAGVDIFHISTRRFWDPEFAGSELGLAGWVKKLTGKTTIAVGSVGMDNAPAEGGEADHQGMEELLKRLDHQEFDLVAVGRALLGDPAWAKKIREGRLEEIQAFTPEAAAQLY; this is encoded by the coding sequence ATGGCTAAACAACAGGAGCAAATCCACTCACTGGAGACCTTATTTGAACCGTACACGGTTCAACAATTAACTATACACAACCGGATTGTAATGTCACCGATGGCGCGTGCTTTTTCACCGGAGGGAGTACCGGGTGAGGATATGGCAGCGTATTACCGCCGCCGTGCTGAGAATGGGGTGGGGTTAATCATCACCGTTGGTATGATTGACCATCCGGCAGCAAGCAGTGATCCGGGACTGGCTAATCTCTTTGGTGAAGCTGCTCTGAACGGCTGGCGTGAAGTCGTCAGAGCGGTTCATGAGGCCGGCGGTATCATTTTTCCGCAGTTGTCACATATGGGAATGATTCGGCCCATGGGTTCCCAGCCCTACCCGGATTCACCATCGATCGGGCCATCAGGACTCGACATGCAGGGGAACAAGATAAGCGGGCCGATGACAGAAGAAGAAATTGCGGGGGTCATTCAAGCCTATGCCGATGCGGCAGTGAATGCACAGCAAGCGGGCTTCGACGGAATAGAGCTCTCCGGCGGCCACGGCTTGTTGATTGACCAGTTCTTCTGGGAAAGAACCAATCAGCGGACAGACCGCTACGGCGGCGATTTCCTGAAGCGTACCCGGTTTGCAGCCGAAGTTGTCCAGGCCGTCCGCGCTGCAGTCGGACCGGATTATCCGATTTCCATCCGGTTGTCCCAGTGGAAGATGACGGATTACACGGCAAAGCTGGTGGATACACCGGAGCAGCTGGAGCAATTCCTGGATGTGCTGGTACAGGCAGGGGTAGATATCTTCCACATCTCGACCCGCAGGTTCTGGGACCCGGAATTCGCGGGCTCGGAGCTGGGTCTCGCCGGATGGGTGAAGAAGCTTACCGGGAAGACAACGATTGCCGTTGGTTCCGTAGGCATGGACAATGCTCCCGCTGAAGGCGGGGAAGCAGACCATCAAGGGATGGAGGAGCTGCTGAAGCGGCTGGACCACCAGGAGTTCGATCTGGTAGCGGTTGGACGCGCACTTCTGGGCGATCCGGCATGGGCGAAGAAAATCCGTGAGGGCAGGCTGGAAGAGATTCAAGCTTTTACTCCAGAGGCGGCGGCCCAATTGTATTGA
- a CDS encoding polyphosphate polymerase domain-containing protein, which translates to MAIEVFNRYENKYLFDHESYLKLYDELLEYMEPDAYNKQHEFYSITNLYYDTPQNSLIRSSLAKPKYREKLRIRAYGIPEGDTRVYLEIKKKVLGLVNKRRTSLTLKEAYAFIESGREPEFKSYMNKQVIGEIKYLLTRYELQPKLYLSYDRKAMFCKNNRDLRITFDTNIRCRRYDLKLEHGVYGEELLEPGQWLMEVKAEKTIPVWLARMLSEHQMYRTSFSKYGNEYKKMLRNSQSERESVRYA; encoded by the coding sequence ATGGCGATCGAGGTCTTCAACCGCTACGAGAACAAGTATCTGTTCGACCACGAATCTTATCTGAAGCTCTATGACGAACTGCTGGAATATATGGAGCCCGATGCGTACAACAAGCAGCACGAATTTTATTCTATCACCAATCTGTACTACGACACCCCGCAGAATTCCCTGATCCGCAGCAGCCTGGCGAAGCCGAAGTATAGGGAGAAGCTCCGCATCCGGGCCTACGGCATTCCTGAAGGGGACACCAGAGTCTATCTGGAGATCAAGAAGAAGGTGCTGGGCCTAGTCAACAAGAGGAGAACCTCACTGACGCTGAAAGAGGCCTATGCGTTCATCGAGAGCGGCAGAGAGCCTGAATTCAAGAGTTATATGAACAAGCAGGTGATCGGGGAGATCAAGTACTTGCTGACCCGCTATGAGCTGCAGCCGAAGCTGTATCTGTCCTATGACCGCAAAGCCATGTTCTGTAAAAATAACAGGGACCTGCGCATCACCTTCGACACCAACATCCGCTGCCGCCGGTATGATCTGAAGCTGGAGCACGGCGTCTATGGCGAGGAGCTGCTGGAGCCGGGGCAATGGCTGATGGAAGTGAAGGCCGAGAAGACCATACCGGTCTGGCTGGCCAGGATGCTGTCGGAGCATCAGATGTACCGCACCAGCTTCTCCAAATACGGCAACGAATATAAAAAGATGCTGCGAAACAGCCAATCAGAAAGAGAGAGTGTTCGATATGCTTGA
- a CDS encoding Vat family streptogramin A O-acetyltransferase, translating to MHATGPNPNDIHPNPQIRQVRFIKNTLTRPNIIAGDFSYYDDPDEAVTFESRVTHHYEFIGDKLIIGKFCAIARGTEFIMNGANHRMGSVTTYPFNIMGGGWEQATPALADLPYKGDTVIGNDVWIGQNATIMPGVTIGDGAIIAANTTVTKDVPAYHIAGGNPARILRQRFDDELIALLLELKWWDWSPEKITTHLKALCSSDLERIRSLADKS from the coding sequence ATGCATGCTACAGGACCCAATCCAAATGACATCCATCCGAATCCCCAGATCAGACAGGTCCGTTTCATCAAAAATACGCTGACCCGCCCCAACATCATCGCCGGAGACTTCTCCTACTATGATGATCCCGACGAGGCGGTGACCTTCGAGAGCCGTGTTACCCATCACTATGAGTTCATCGGCGACAAGCTGATTATCGGCAAGTTCTGCGCCATCGCCAGGGGTACCGAGTTCATTATGAACGGCGCCAACCACCGGATGGGCTCCGTGACCACCTACCCCTTCAACATTATGGGCGGCGGCTGGGAGCAGGCCACTCCTGCACTTGCCGACCTGCCCTACAAAGGCGACACCGTCATCGGCAACGATGTCTGGATTGGCCAGAATGCCACCATCATGCCCGGTGTGACCATTGGCGACGGGGCGATTATTGCCGCTAATACTACTGTCACCAAGGATGTTCCTGCCTATCATATCGCCGGGGGCAATCCTGCCCGGATTCTGCGGCAGCGCTTCGATGACGAGCTCATCGCCCTGCTGCTGGAGTTGAAGTGGTGGGACTGGAGTCCAGAGAAGATCACCACCCATCTGAAGGCGCTGTGCAGCAGTGATCTGGAGCGGATCAGAAGCCTGGCGGACAAGAGCTGA